A single region of the Penaeus monodon isolate SGIC_2016 chromosome 18, NSTDA_Pmon_1, whole genome shotgun sequence genome encodes:
- the LOC119584596 gene encoding peroxidase skpo-1-like, which translates to MQRMDSTFRETHVGVKLRDTFFNPDMLLEFQMIDELVRGLISTPMETLDNFLTEEITKHLFEDAAIPFSGLDLAALNIQRGREHGLRSYNEYRAVCNLRRARTFEDLSREIKPELIEKLKRVYKSVEDIDLFTGGLCETPLQGGIIGPTFGCVIGLQFSFLRKCDRFWYETSDSNLRFSEEQLADIRR; encoded by the exons ATGCAGCGCATGGACTCCACTTTCAGGGAGACCCACGTGGGTGTAAAGCTCAGAGATACCTTCTTTAACCCTGACATGCT cctcGAGTTCCAGATGATCGACGAGCTTGTTCGCGGCCTCATCTCCACACCGATGGAAACTCTCGACAACTTCCTAACGGAGGAGATCACCAAACACTTGTTCGAAGACGCAGCCATTCCGTTCTCCGGCCTCGATCTCGCGGCTCTCAACATCCAGCGCGGACGGGAGCATGGCCTCCGCTCCTACAACGAGTACCGAGCCGTGTGCAACCTCCGGCGTGCCAGGACCTTCGAGGATCTGTCGAGGGAGATCAAGCCGGAGCTGATCGAAAAGCTGAAGAGG GTGTACAAGAGTGTCGAGGACATCGATTTGTTCACTGGTGGCCTGTGTGAAACGCCCCTCCAAGGTGGCATCATCGGACCGACATTTGGCTGTGTCATAGGCCTTCAGTTCTCCTTCCTCAGAAAGTGCGATCGTTTCTG GTACGAGACGTCGGACTCCAACCTTCGCTTCTCGGAGGAGCAGCTGGCGGACATCCGCAGGTGA